In Leishmania braziliensis MHOM/BR/75/M2904 complete genome, chromosome 14, the following are encoded in one genomic region:
- a CDS encoding putative protein kinase — protein sequence MLPPASLQSPAVVNSKSRCGCSGGRGRLSVTALDQSQTPRCSAEGQTSFSADSTVFATVSLSADASRPTAVNCVKGELIGKGSYGAVYRGMQRSNNRIIAMKEIRLPSAVEQQLRQSEKLTVTAACPAESPSSPVLPASNSLKGESALAKEVEAIKRELTLLKHMSHPNIVRYLNDEVVDGTLRIYMDYVSGGSVTAALKSYGSFEEQQAAALCFQLLQGLAYMHRRGIIHRDLKGDNLLLETSSQLKIADLGTAKSIISSATMTANIVGTAYFMAPEVLQPKGAAVGTAADIWSVACCVIEMLTGKPPLSDLPNQFTVMMTIGGSATVPLDKYIPADNKWSCEVLDFISQCLRANPADRPTAVELLQHSWFARRLNITHAPSVVSTPATLASYLTPPVPPIERPLHSAPQRHVVSPVCSPGLCAALTPGCAGPQFSAGHPGSRTSSRASRERKGRREKRISLRRPTRYSTSGATSATSQHSQESSQVSTPQNSSSTRTHDDSVQSSSLTRAHSHPGRQHDSNPKRRIHLQSLGHGLVKEDSRQSSSGEYTMQHRTCASGRGGGGGDSGGDNKGKSAFLPAITLNSSVALSPCGYSLDTLRGSRSLKNSGSSREPTKVCLYPPGTESMSRDLMNLGQCLSDNQKSFSRDFGDSSVQSGSVPKGSVESGLNTRCADGDSIIGDLEGTGQRTLLTSMSSRLSNSCKNPRGSDKAS from the coding sequence ATGTTGCCACCTGCGAGTTTGCAGAGCCCGGCGGTGGTGAACAGCAAGAGTCGCTGTGgttgcagtggcggcagaggtCGCCTGAGTGTCACCGCGCTGGACCAGTCGCAAACGCCGCGGTGCTCTGCAGAAGGGCAGACGAGCTTCTCTGCGGACAGCACTGTATTCGCTACCGTCTCCTTGTCCGCCGACGCGTCGCGACCGACGGCGGTGAACTGTGTAAAGGGTGAGCTCATTGGCAAAGGCAGCTACGGCGCTGTGTACCGCGGTatgcagcgcagcaacaacaggATCATAGCAATGAAGGAGATTCGGCTCCCTAGCGCGgtagagcagcagctgcggcagtcCGAAAAGCTAACGGTGACGGCAGCGTGTCCTGCAGAGTCGCCGTCGTCTCCGGTGCTGCCAGCGTCCAATTCACTcaagggagagagtgcgTTAGccaaggaggtggaggctATCAAGCGCGAGCTGACGCTGCTCAAGCACATGAGCCACCCCAACATTGTCCGCTACCTGAACGACGAGGTGGTCGACGGAACGCTGCGCATATACATGGACTACGTCTCCGGCGGGAGCGTCACGGCAGCGCTCAAGTCGTATGGCAGCTTTGAGGAGCAACaggcggctgcgctgtgTTTTCAGCTACTGCAGGGGCTCGCCTACatgcaccgccgcggcatcATTCACCGGGACTTGAAGGGGGACAACTTGCTTCTAGAAACGTCTAGTCAGCTCAAAATTGCGGATCTGGGCACTGCCAAGAGCATCATCTCGTCGGCGACCATGACGGCAAATATTGTCGGAACGGCTTACTTCATGGCGCCGGAGGTGTTGCAGCCGAAGGGCGCTGCGGTGGGGACGGCGGCGGATATATGGTCCGTTGCCTGCTGCGTGATTGAGATGCTCACAGGCAAGCCGCCGCTCTCTGACTTGCCGAATCAGTTCACGGTGATGATGACGATCGGTGGCTCGGCCACAGTGCCGCTTGACAAGTACATTCCGGCTGACAACAAGTGGTCCTGCGAGGTGCTGGACTTCATCTCACAGTGCCTGCGCGCAAACCCGGCAGACAGGCCTACCGCAGTTGAGCTACTGCAGCACAGCTGGTTTGCGAGGCGGCTGAACATAACGCACGCTCCATCGGTTGTGTCAACGCCGGCGACGCTGGCCTCCTACCTGACCCCCCCAGTCCCACCCATCGAGCGCCCCCTCCACTCAGCACCGCAGCGTCACGTGGTGTCTCCAGTATGCTCGCCTGGCTTGTGTGCGGCACTCACACCGGGCTGCGCCGGGCCACAGTTTAGCGCAGGCCACCCAGGAAGTCGCACTAGCAGCCGCGCCAGCAGGGAACGCAAAGGGAGACGAGAAAAGCGCATCTCGTTGCGACGCCCCACACGCTACTCGACCAGCGGCGCGACGAGCGCGACCTCGCAGCACTCGCAGGAGAGCTCCCAGGTAAGCACGCCacaaaacagcagcagcactcgtACACACGACGACTCAGTGCAAAGCAGTTCCTTAACGCGGGCACACAGCCATCCGGGGAGGCAGCACGACTCCAACCCAAAGCGCAGGATTCATTTGCAAAGTTTGGGTCACGGACTTGTTAAGGAGGACTCTCGGCAAAGCTCAAGTGGCGAGTACACGATGCAGCACCGCACGTGCGCCTCcggtcgtggcggcggcggcggtgacagtGGCGGGGATAATAAAGGCAAAAGTGCGTTTCTCCCTGCCATCACCCTTAACAGCAGCGTGGCACTGTCGCCGTGTGGCTACTCCTTGGATACGTTGCGTGGCAGTCGATCGCTGAAGAACAGTGGAAGCTCGCGAGAGCCGACTAAAGTGTGCTTGTACCCCCCAGGTACGGAGAGCATGAGTCGCGACTTGATGAACCTCGGCCAATGCCTAAGTGACAACCAGAAGTCCTTTTCCCGCGACTTTGGCGACTCATCTGTGCAGTCCGGCAGCGTCCCCAAAGGTAGTGTAGAGAGCGGGCTGAACACGCGTTGTGCGGATGGCGACAGCATAATCGGCGACCTGGAAGGCACGGGCCAGCGCACTTTGCTTACCAGCATGTCATCACGCCTCTCGAACTCGTGCAAAAACCCTCGCGGCAGCGATAAGGCGAGTTAG
- the SHMT-S gene encoding serine hydroxymethyltranferase (SHMT-S), with amino-acid sequence MASLLPTLAEQDPELANMIELEMSRQFRGLEMIASENLTSKAVLECLGSALTNKYAEGEPGNRYYGGTVYVDMVENLAKKRALAAFGLDPEVWGVNVQPYSGSPANFAAYTALLEPYSRIMGLDLPSGGHLTHGFYTPKKKVSATSIYFESFPYRVKEDGLIDYDTLESVALVFRPQMIIAGASAYARDFDYERFRHICDEVGSLLLMDMAHTAGLIAGGALKSPFPYADVVTTTTHKSLRGPRAGMIFYRKKDFQGKPTDYENRINQAVFPGCQGGPHEHQIAAIATQMREVCTPEWKVYAKQVQSNARTLAAALSAKGHKFVSGGTDNHLLLWNVRVHGLTGSKMEKLLDAVSVSVNKNTIPGDKSAMTPGGIRVGTLSLTSRGMVEADMRVIAEFLDRAIELAKQIQTEVGSAKLNDFVEALPKYSGVAALRRDVEAFATTFAIPTFDVARIKYQGDPPKEL; translated from the coding sequence ATGGCGTCGCTCCTCCCCACCCTGGCTGAGCAGGACCCGGAGCTGGCGAACATGATCGAGCTTGAGATGAGTCGCCAGTTCCGCGGGTTGGAGATGATCGCCTCGGAGAACTTGACGTCGAAGGCGGTCCTGGAGTGCCTCGGTTCTGCCCTGACGAACAAGTACGCCGAGGGAGAGCCCGGCAACAGGTACTACGGCGGTACCGTGTACGTCGACATGGTCGAGAACCTTGCCAAGAAGCGTGCCTTGGCAGCTTTTGGCCTCGACCCCGAGGTGTGGGGGGTTAATGTGCAGCCCTACAGCGGGTCACCGGCAAACTTCGCCGCCTACACTGCCTTGCTAGAGCCTTACAGCCGCATCATGGGTCTTGACCTGCCCAGCGGCGGCCACCTCACACACGGCTTCTACACACCGAAGAAGAAGGTAAGCGCAACGTCAATTTACTTCGAGTCTTTCCCCTACCGGGTCAAGGAGGACGGCCTGATCGACTACGACACCCTCGAGTCCGTCGCGCTGGTGTTTCGACCCCAGATGATTATCGCCGGCGCCTCGGCTTACGCGCGTGACTTTGACTACGAGCGGTTCCGTCACATATGTGATGAGGTGGGCAGTCTTCTGTTGATGGACATGGCCCACACGGCTGGCCTGATTGCCGGTGGCGCGCTCAAGTCCCCGTTTCCATACGCAGATGTGGTGACGACCACCACTCACAAGTCCCTGCGCGGGCCGCGTGCTGGCATGATTTTCTACCGCAAAAAGGACTTCCAGGGCAAGCCGACCGACTACGAGAACCGCATCAACCAGGCTGTCTTCCCTGGATGCCAGGGCGGGCCGCACGAGCATCAAATCGCCGCTATCGCTACGCAGATGCGGGAAGTGTGCACCCCGGAGTGGAAGGTGTACGCCAAGCAAGTGCAGTCCAACGCCCGCACGTTGGCAGCCGCGTTGAGCGCCAAGGGTCACAAGTTCGTCTCTGGTGGCACCGACAACCACCTGCTGCTATGGAATGTGAGGGTCCACGGCTTGACAGGCAGCAAAATGGAGAAGCTGCTCGACGCCGTCTCCGTTTCCGTCAACAAGAACACCATTCCTGGAGACAAGAGTGCCATGACGCCTGGTGGCATTCGTGTTGGCACGCTGTCGTTGACTTCTCGCGGGATGGTGGAGGCAGACATGCGGGTGATCGCGGAGTTTCTCGACCGCGCCATTGAGCTGGCCAAGCAAATCCAGACGGAGGTGGGCTCGGCCAAGTTGAATGACTTTGTCGAAGCCCTGCCAAAGTACTCCGGTGTGGCTGCCCTCCGCAGAGATGTGGAGGCGTTTGCGACGACCTTTGCGATCCCCACGTTTGACGTGGCGCGCATCAAATACCAGGGCGATCCTCCCAAGGAGTTGTAG